DNA sequence from the Lycium barbarum isolate Lr01 chromosome 5, ASM1917538v2, whole genome shotgun sequence genome:
TTTAGAAATGTGTACCTAAGCAATGTTttgtaggacatgaatagagtgctagtagaggatccctaatgaggtatttgatGCTAGAAAAGAGGCTTATGATGTATGTCAGGATTTGGTTAATGTTTAGTTAAGCGGGAAGAAGTCCTAATGGCCCAGAActatgcttataagtcttatgtgatcatgtACGCAATAATGGATAAATGATGACCATGAGAAGTACATAGAGATTACTCATGGAGGTCGggtcatgatgttgattatatttaccactggtccaCAGCCAGTTGAGCAGATTATGTATCactatttaccaccatgctacggctggttgggcagttataccaccgagctacggccggttgggcagttaccactgattagtcgggcagttgcgctctaccattgggcgataatcggatgggcagttaccaccgtgctacggacggttgggcagttaccactgatcagttgggcagatagcaccaggatgataCGTAGGTCAGGATCACAGTATtatacatagatgtagttaaagaCATGAGAATATAAAGAGACATGCGTAATAGATTCTCATTAGTAAGCCAGTTGTGccaagttgattcttatccttatTCTTTGTagcatatgtttattatgttacatttccgccttacataatcagtacactattcgtactaacgtccttttgcttgtggacgcaGTTATAGACAAACGAGACGAGGACCTTCCACAGTAGGCTGCCTCCAGGTACTAgtcttgattggtgggctccacttcttcctggagcattgccgagtctaagttcgtatatgtatttttgtgtgTTACGGGTAtttcgggggccctgtcccgacttgtatacttcagtcatgttcatagaggctttgcagacagtttcttATATACAGCTTAGTTATGTCTTGCCAGTGGTTATGTCGGCATCGTGGGCccattgtacatatacatatgcatgatattatattcatagttagcctccttggccttattttgccattcgagacatagaagATGCAAGTTACAGCTTGGTTCGCACGGCCCcagtaaggtgtcgggtgccaatcaagccttaccaaggttggggtgtgacaaataatTTATCAAAAAGCCGGTTGCAAAAGTGCATACCTTGATCGCTGATGATGGCTCTTGGGGTTCCGAATCTCGTGAATATATTATTCTTCAGAAATCTTGCTACCACAATAGCATCATTGGTGGAAGTGCAATGGCTTCCACCCACTTCGAGACATAGTCTACAACAACCAATATGTACCTATTCCCCTTGGACGGTATGAAGGGACCTATGAAGTCGATACACCATACGTTAAATAGTTCAATCTCcaagatgcccttcaaaggcatttcatgatGCTTGGAGATATTTTCGGTTCTCTAGCAGCTATCGCAAGCTCTCACAAATTCATGAGCATTTTTTAACAAACTAGGCCAATAGAACCCGGACTGCAGTACCTTCGCAGCTGTTCTGTCACCAGCGTAATGTCTACTATAGGGTGACACGTGACATGTGACACTTCTCAAGAATCGCGGGGACCTCTTCCTCTGTGATATATCTTTTAATCAGCTGATCTGTGTCAACCCTGTagagatagggctcatcccataCATAGAAACGACTATTATACAAAATTCGCTTCTTCTTCTAGTGATTAGCACCAGGTAGGGGTGGACGTTTGGttcttcggttcgattttttcaAAGTTTGTTTCGGTTTTTCAattttggttttttgaaaatGGACACCGAATACcgcaccgaattagttcggttcgaTTCGGTTTTTTGAAGTCGATTCGATTTTTCTAATTCGATTTTTTTCAGCATGGGCCTGAAATGGGCTAATTCCTGCTTGTAAAATTAGGTGTGGGCGTTTTTATCAGTCAATAATCGTTTTATCGAACAAGGTCAATTTAATTTGGTGGCTCTGCGCAGACTGCAAAGTACTGATTATTGAATGCTTATTGATTGTTTCAAAATGAGATGCTTTATATTTATGACGAAGTCCTATAGATAAGTAAACATAATCACCAAAATGTTTGACTTCTATGTTAACTTCCAATACCACATTGTTTTGTTACATAACTTAAAACACATAAGAGGACATAGAAGTTGATATCATACAGAAAATAATACTAAGCAGCTAAGAAGCAACAAGAAAATGGATCATGAACAGAGCCTATCAAAGGCCAACATGAGCAACAGTGACCAAAGGTTCTGAACTTCTGATATACATAAACCAAACAACTGAAGATGTACCAATATTAGCTATATTCAGGACAAACATCACATTTAAGAATGAATACTGAAAAATTTGAACTCGTGATGTAATCTTTTGCATTATGGAAGTCAAGTTGATCATTAAACTGACTGCAATTCATCAGTTCATTAAACTGAGGACAGAGGAGAGGAACTGAGGAAGTGAGGAAATGAAGTTAGAGCTTAGGTTAAGTGAATGAAATGAGAGTGGGTCTATACTCTATAGGGATGGGCTTGGATAAATTAATTTGGGCCTGAGAGAGTGGACTGAGTGttgtaaaaaaaattgtattcatgtagtaaatcttcaaaaaaaaaaaaagttaatcttCGGTTAAACCGAAATACTGAAGAACCGTTGACCCGgaaccgaacaccgaaccgaaaTACCGGatttgttattaaaaaaaattgaaaccgaaccgaaacaccgaaaaaccaaattaattcggttcggtccgaTTTTTTGATTTTCGGTGTTTATGTCCAGCCCTAGCACCAAGGGGATAAATATTACTCACTATAAGTTCacatgtctgcataccatggcacctcagctgACTGAAGAGCAACGAGTTGTTCATCAGGAAAAGTCTCCCTAATCACCATTGCTTCATCTATATGTTCCCGATCTTTCAATCTCGCTAAGTGGtctgctacttgattttctgtGCCCTTCCGGTCAAGAATCTCAATTTTAAACTCTTGCAGCAGCAACACCCAATGAATAAGCCTCAGCTTTGCATCCTTCTTCATAAACAAATATCGAACTGCAGTGTGATCAGTATAAAAAATTACCTTTGTGCCCACCAGTTATGATCGGAATTTGTCAAAAGCATACACTACCGCCAATAGCTCCTTCTCTGTAACCGTGGAGTTCTTCTGGGTtgcatcaagtgtcttgctgGCATAATATATCGGGTGAAATATCTTGTCCCTCTTCTGACCAATGACAGCtcccacagcaaaatcacttgcatcgCACATCAAAATAAACGGGagagaccaatcgggtgcgaTGATAATAGGAGTAGACACTAACCTTTTCTTCAACTCATCAAAAGTCGTCAGACAGGCTTCATTGAACACAAACTTCATATCTTTTTCTAACAGCTTGCACATCGGATTAGCAACTTTAGAGATatctttgatgaaccgtcgaTAAAAGCctgcatgcccaagaaaactgGGCACTTCCGGAACTGAAATGGGTGGTGGAAATTTTTTAATCGCTTCAATTTTCGCCTTGTCAACTTCTATTCCCTTGCTCGATACTTTGTGCCCAAGAACAATGTCCTCTcgaaccatgaaatgacattttccCAGTTAAGTACCAAGTTCGTTTCTTCACAACGAACCAAAACGACATCAAGATGGTTCAAGCAATCATCAAAAGAGTTCCCAAAAACAaagaagtcatccataaatacctccacatGGTTTTCCATCATATCGGTGAAAATAGCCATCATGCATTGCTGGAAAGTGCCtggagcattgcacaaaccgaaaggcatcctccggaatgcaAACATGCCATATGGACAAGTGAATGTGGTCTTCTCTTGGTCCTCTGGTGCAATCATGGTCTGGTTGTAGCCCGAATATCTATCCAGAAAGCAATAATAATCGTGCCCAGCCAATCTatcgagcatctgatccatgaagggtaACGGGAagtgatcttttctggtggcgttgttcaacttgcgatagtcAATACATATCCTCCAACCAGTAACAGTTCGTTGCggcaccaattcattcttctTGCTTTCTACCATAGTCATGCCCCTTTTCTTCGAGACACATTGTACATGACTGACCCATTTGCTGTcagagatgggataaataatgcagctgtcaagccacttgattacctctttcttcaccacctccttcaTAATTGGGTTCAATAATCTATGGCATTCAACACTGGGCTTGCTATCCTCCTTTAATAatattttgtgcatgcaaaacgaACTATTAATACCtcgaatatcagctatcgaccacccaAGGGCTTGTATTCAATCTCTTAGCACTCGCAATACACATTCaacctgcacatcagtcaaataagcagagaggatCACAAGTaatgtgtctccactacccaagaaagcGTAGCGAAGATGAGGAGGTAATGGATTCAACTCAAGAATAGGAGCCTCTTCGATAGATGGTTTTGGCTTCTTCCACGACTCTGGTCTGTCTAACTCCTCAAATGGTGTGTTTGCTCGCAAataagcacatgaagtgtcaaggATGCTAAGACACTCCTCGACTTCTGCATCAACCATCAAGTCTTTCCCATACACCAAAGCTGTCTCCAAAGGATCTCGCGAAGCTAGAAATTGATCTAACTTTGCATTAGTGAGCTCGAGCTCCACCACTGTAATCATTTTCAActcctcataatgggctggaagCTTGGTAGCTTTAAACACATCAAACGTCGCCTCTTATCTATCaactgtcatggacatcttcccaTCTCTAACTCGGATCACAGCGTCAACAGCTGCCAAGAATGCTCTTcccatgatgagaggaacactcttatctgcctcataatcaagtatAACAAAATCAACCGGCAGAATAAATAGACCCACCTTCACAAGAACATCTTCAATAATACTGTCAGGATAAGCAAGAGATCGATCAACTAGCTGCAAAGTAATAGTCGTTGTCCTAGGCTCACCCAAGCCCAACGTTCAGAATACGGAAGTaggcatcagattaatactagcaaCCAAGTCACATAATGCTAGCCCAACTTTAATGTTGCCAATAGTAATCAAAATCGTGAAGCTACCCCgatctttcaactttggaggaattttactcctcactctagaactgcactctgcagtaagtgcaacagtctcaaactctgtccaacgccTTTTGTTCGCAACCACATCTTTGATATACTTAGCATATTTTGGAACTTCTTGTAAAAGCTCCACTAAAGGaatgttgatgtgtacctgtttCAAGAGTTTAAGAAATTTTTTACAAGCCGAATCTGCTTTTTGATTATGAAGTCGTTGTGGAAAATGAGGGGGTGGTCGAACTACTTCCTCTACGGGTTGCTCTACGACTTTCGGCTCTGGCTCAGCTCGCTTAGCAGGGATAAGTTCTGCTTCTGCTACGTTCTTCTTTTTCGGAGGCACTTCTTCAAGTTCTCTGCCATTCCTCAAGTTGACTGCCTTGCACTCCTTGTGATTCTTCTCAGTATCACTAGGAAGAGCACCCAGTGGTTTGACATTCTGCATAATAGCCATCTTCCCTGTTTGACGCTCAAACTCATGAATAGATTTTtgcatctcactctgaattttctgattCTGCTGCTACGTTACTTGTGTTTGAGCTATAAGCTGCTTCATCATCTCTTCCAAATTGCTAGTTGGCTGAGCCTGTGGTTGCTGATAATTGTTCAGCTTGTGGAAGTTCTGCTTCCCGAATGGAGGATTATAATTGTTTCCATAATAGTTCCCACGATTTTCGACACCACGGTTCTGCTGCCAAACATAATAGACAGTTTCTGGGTTCAATGGGCAATTAGAATAATCATGAGGCTCACCACAACTTACACATGCTGCTTGTTGAATATGTTGAACTGGCTGGACCTGTTGAGCTTGAGGAAACTCCCTCAACATCACATTAGTAAGAGTACTTATATCAGTTcgaatagctgcaacatcatcTACTTGAAGAACCCCAGCAGTTTTCTGTGGCAACCCCCGGCTCGTCTCTTGATACTCATAAGCACCTTCGGACATCAACTCAAGGCGAGCTTCTATCTcctcatatgttttgtttaagatctgcccttgagctgaagcattcaaCAAGGCCCTTGATTCATGCTTAAGTCCTTCTACAAAATAGTTTCCAATGATCTCCTTCGGCTGCATGCAATGTGGGCAATCTCACAAAtagcccttatacctttcccaagcgtgtgTCAGAGATTCAGAGTCCCTTTGAGTGAAGTTAGAAATTCTCCCTTGcagctcctttgttttcttgggtgAGAAAAAACTGTCGATAAATTTATTCGATAATAcctcccaagaagtgatagaacctgCAGGCAGATTTGTCAACTTTTCCCTCGCTACACCAATCAGTAAGAATGGAAATAAAGACAGCTTCACATAATCGtcgggaacatctctatattgaAAATTCTCTCTCAACTCCACGAAttgcatcaagtgcttatgcgggtcttcactagacttacccatatactggcacgtatgCTGCACCAGCCGCACTATTCCTTCTTTCAGCTCAAAATTTCTAGTAATGTCAGGCATGATGATAGCCTTAGCAATAGTTGCCAGACTAGGTCTAGCATAACTGGAAAAAAGAATATgttgttcttgtgccctcgcAACATCTCTCACACCCTGTTCATCCCCGTTTCTGTTTCTTTCCCTTTCTGTCGCTTCCAAAGCAAGTCTTGCTGCTTCCTCAGCCATTTTTCCCTGTCTGTGTAAAGTTCTTTCGATTTCGGGATCAAGATCAGCTAACAGTtttcctgaacttctagtgcttggcataaaccagagGAAGTCACACAAGTGGACCAACAAAAATAGTaaaaacttgaatagaaaaacaaactcaaattagaaaaacagtaaatctttctaagtccccggcaacagcgccaaaaacttgttgctcccaaactcacacgcaagtatacgcggtcgtacaagtaatataggatttttaagtccagatatcgtacccacagagacttagattctattgttaaactaattcaaattcaaatgaACTATTCAAGGAAGTAAATAAAGATGGTTTTGTTTTGACTAACTAAAACTGAAAGgtaaacaatttatgatgggtgtttttgtgactgagaatatttcgacaaagattgtaaggtttatcagatgatggagagttccagggtcatggctttcgacaattcAGTTGATCTTCTGACAtttctacctatcttatttcctgggttaccaGTTGAGGggttaattgtaactttatgatattctctcgaactactcacaagcctgtagatgttgctataacgcctatatctctatggtcatcagaggtaacaagaacgcatttaattctccgtattcaactaagtagggctaaagtgtatatctctatcctcagtagcgaaacgattagatcgaacaaactctatttattcttattatgtacatgaattccctttctcaagtccaattcacgcaccacataTAATGTCTAACTatgataatcaaacaattaagcataagaataaataagcaacccaaaatacggaAATTTAATCGATAGAAATTGtcgtcaaaccaactatcatgtctttcgccacaaccctagaattaagaagtttagctactcatgattctagatgaacaacaagaattcatgaagaaACTAGGGTTTaaatgatgaaaaataaaataaacctagagagagaaagtagaacgGCGGCTTACAAGTCTTAAAATAATCCCAGCACACCATTTAAGCTATAGTCTAGGGCTAAAAATAAATTAAGTAGACCTAATCCCGGTCGAACTGGGAAAACTTTGCCAAAAATAACTTGGGGCGGCGCCCCAAGAAGATTTAACAGGGCCTTGGATCTCTTTCAGCTATTTTGCCATTTTGTGCGAGGGCGGCGCCCCAGGAGGCTTTTACAAGCTTCTTGTTTTTCCCACACTTCTCTTCGCTCCTTCTCGTGCACACTTGGTCCTCGATTCCCAAACTTGACCAAACTGCTCGGTTTCTAGTCATTTGTCTTCATTGTACCTAAATACAGAAAACATACCGACATAAGCACGAATACAATGATTCCATCATAGAAATTGCAATTAAAGTACTAAGAACGAGAGGTAAAGTGAGGCTAAATatcgatatttgtgccaaatatcagttGTAGTTGGCGTATCTCGTTTTTAAGACTTCTAACAAAATACCACATGTAAAATTGATGCAAACTCATTTTAGTTATCTCCTCAGAATAAAATAGACAGGTAAAAAACTACAGAACTAAATTTTTTTATCAAACGTGCAGTCAATGATATTGTCGCAAAATGTGTGCTTTTAGTTTTTATAACTAATAAAactaaaatatatatcaattatttttacaatattagttataaatatattattattaattgatatattttcaagaaacaacatGTATCTTAAATAGCAAATTTAATATCAGTTATAAAGTAACAGATATTTTTGCAAATATTAACTTTTAAGTTTTGATAATTAACTTTATTTAAAATTTAAgttaactgtgtaattacacttgtgcaaccaaacagtacGCATGTAATTACGTTGTGATATTACTATAGTGTGTAATTACagttccaattaccaggtggctttccaaatagacctttagggcctgtttggaaagccgcccaggtaattggaattgggtgtaattggctgtaattacacagtttggcctgtttgtttgatcaagtaattacacagttaggtgggaattgggtgtaattgagagggtgtaattacactctccaattctcaagggggcgggggttgagaattgggtgcaattacagggttactttttagtttgtttttttttttttttttttaattttaattctttttatttctattattttaatttcttttgatttttaattcattttttatttcaattat
Encoded proteins:
- the LOC132639283 gene encoding uncharacterized protein LOC132639283 — its product is MQKSIHEFERQTGKMAIMQNVKPLGALPSDTEKNHKECKAVNLRNGRELEEVPPKKKNVAEAELIPAKRAEPEPKVVEQPVEEVVRPPPHFPQRLHNQKADSACKKFLKLLKQVHINIPLVELLQEVPKYAKYIKDVVANKRRWTEFETLVDRSLAYPDSIIEDVLVKVGLFILPVDFVILDYEADKSVPLIMGRAFLAAVDAVIRVRDGKMSMTVDR